From Elusimicrobiota bacterium:
TCCCGCCGGCTCGAAAACTTCGCTGCGCGAGCTGCTGGCACATCCTCAAGATTCGGAAAGCTTCTTCTTCATCGCGACAGGCGTCAAAGGGAGAGAGATTTAACCTGCCGAGCGCCTCATTGGCGAGGTAGTTCCCAACTCCGGTCGTGGAGCCATGTCGAAGAAGCCACGTGATGCGAGGCGACGACCGGATTCCCTTTAGGGCGGAGAGGTCCTGGGCGAGGTTTCTTTTGCTGCGGAGAAATAGTCCGCGGTTTGGATCAAACCCGCCTAGTGCCCCTGGACTTGAAGGCAGTGCTGCGCGCACGCGCGAGAACCGACGGAAGTCCAGGAAAGAGCAATTACTCTTACCCCATGAAAGGGTCATGAGATTGTGCTCCCGATGCCTCTTTGGGATGTTCCCGATCCGGAACTGTCCCGTCATGCCCAGGTGGACCGATACGGCCGTAGTGCCAGAGCGGAGTATCAGCGCCTTGGCCAAGGACGATATTTGAGTGCGCCGCCCCACCATGCTACGCAGCGCTCTTCGGGTTTCAGGAGGGAGAATCTTTGGGAGAAGGCTGCTTCCCATGCAAAAAGATGCCCCATCTAACCGCCGACCGTGAGCAATGCGAGCGAGATCGGAAGCGAGGACAGCGACCTCAGGCATTTCTGGCATGGGGGCGCGGTCCTTTTCTGCGACCTACTCTTGGAATCCAGGATGCTTTTTTCTGATTGCGGCGACCAGGTCTCGGTGGAACGTCTTCCAGCCCTGAGAGGCGGTGTAATTTTGTCGCAGCTTGCTGGACTCCCAGGTTTTCCACTCGGTCTTGAGGGGCTGGAGGTAGCTTTTGATCGTATCGTGGTCGAGCGTGCCGCCGTGAGTGCGCAGCATCGATTTGAGAAGCTTGAGGAAGGCAGATATCCCGCGATTGGTGGCAATGATGTATCGATCCGGATCATTCCACTCGGTCTTGAAGATGCTCTGGATCGTTGAGAAGTACGTCCGAAGTGCCGTTACGTATTCGTCGGCGGTGTTCGCCACATAATATTTTCTGAGCAATCCGCGCGGCCCCAAAAGGCCCTTAAGATCATAGCCCGCAAAGCCCTTGAGGGTGATCCGTTGGTCGCCAATGTCCAGAAGTCGCACGGTCTTTTTGAAGGGTGTCGCTTTGTTGAGTTCCACGACGACGCGAATGGCCATCAGTTCGTTGTCTGCTTGGCAAAGCACATCATCCTTCGTGTACTTCAGATAGGCGACAAGATTGGCATCCATCCGCCGAGAATTATCGTTGATGGCGATGAAGGCATCCCGCTTGCGAGTATCATCCAGCTCTCTCAGGCCAGTTACCAAGACGTTATAGTTCTTGTGCACTTTCTCCTGGCAATGGCTGAACCCAAAAATCCGGTGCTGGCCATCGATAATTTCCATCGAGGCATATTCGAGTGGAATATTTAAGGCGACGAGACGGGCGTCGCTCCTTGAAAAGCTAACCCGAGCATTGTGTTCGTCGCGGAAGGTGTCTACATCCCTGAGATTCTGGACGGTAACATTTGGACCGAGGTGCAAGACCACATTCGTCGGGAGCATCGAGTCGCTCTGCGAGAGGAACTTTGCCACGCCAGGAAGCCGTTTTGCGCCCAGCATCCGTTGATAGGCTTTGGCGTCCCCCTGAGCGCGGCGGAAAATCGCGCAGGTCTTCAGAAGCTTCTCGGCCGGAATCGAGAAGCTGAAGAGCTCGGTCGCCGACTTGCTGGTAGGTTGGGCGAGCCGAATTGCCGGTACGGTCAAAATCGTTTTTTCTTCTCGGGTTCGGATGCCCAGCGAATGGATGATTTCAAAGCGGGCCCACTTACCGATAGCATCCGTGATCGCCTCGTAGTATTCCAACTCATCAAGGCCCCAGGCAGTATCACCGTTGTCGCGGGCGAACTTCTTGTCCTGGGCCGATATTTCGTGTTCCGTGGATACGAAGAGAACTGCATCGGCCTTTAACTTCTTCTTGATGAAGTCGTAGTCGTGAACGTGCGTCGAGAAGGATTCCTTGAGTTCCTTGCGGGCCTTGTTCCAGCCGACGATTGAGATATCAAGATCCTCATCGGTCGCGAAGAGGTCTACGGTCCTCTTCTTGCCTTTGATTTCAGCGATTTTCTCGGCGGGGTCGCTGGAGTTGGGCTGCGTCGTGAACCCAGCCTTGGAGAAAAGCTGCCAAACCCGTCGATTTAGGGCGGCGCCCTTGTCAGCTGCCATGACGAAATTACGGGGCGACGCCGAGGATCAGCAGGGGGACGGGAGGGTTCCCGCGACCGTGGCGGTAAACATTATGAACTTCCTTCTCAAACCAGGGCGGTCCGGAGGACATGTCCTTCTGCATGGACTTCATGGGGACGATTTCGACCCCGACGTCTATTATTCCGCCGCTGTAGAAGGATAGATGTTTGACGAAAAGGTCGTAGGTCACCGAGAAATACTTGCCCATCTGCACTTCAACGGCAACCTTGTTCTTCACGAAATCAGTCTGATTGAATGAATAGAGCTTTTCCTGGCCAATCGAATCTAGATATTTCCCCTGAGCCTTGAAGTCCATCGGCTCAAGAATTTCAGCTATCTTTCGATCGGCGGAAACATAGAATTGGCGTCTGCTCTCCTGCCAGCCATCGGCATTGAACAAGCGAGCGTACTCCTTGTTCAGGGCCTTGGGATTCCACATTGCCTTCCCTTCTTTGCGGCCCTTCTCCTTGCTAATTTTGGTCCTGAACTGAAGGGCGTCGACGGCTGCGATCACATCCAGGACCTTCTTGTAGAGGGTCTTGTGGTGAACGAGGAGATACTCTTCGCCATTTAAGTGCGAGTACTTGCCTAGCACCTTCATGCGTGGACCAATTCTTTTCCTACGCCGTTCCTGGAGCCTCGCCGGGAATCCAGGAGAACGAGTTGGTCATGATTCCCGTTCGTATAAGTCGTGCCTTTCGAGGCCCCATTCCCATTGACCTTCTTCGGGTCATATACGGGGCGATCCATCGGGCGGGTACGAAGTTGGCCGGCTGCGGCGAGGGCGACGCGCTGCTTGGCGACCTTGAGGTACTCAGGCATGATCTCCGCCCCCACCGCCTTGCGCCGGTGAAGCACCGCCGCGACGGCGGTAGTCCCTACGCCCATAAAGGGGTCGAGGACTCGGTGGCCGGGAGCCGTGGTGGCAAGGACGAGGCGCTCGACGAGTTCGACGGGAAACTGGCAGGGGTGAATAGTCTTCTCTACGTGGTTATGCTTGACGTTCGGGATAACCCAAACGTCGCCTGGATTCTTCCCGAGCGGATTGCAGGACAACTGGCCTGCTTTCGGCCCCTTGAAGTGCTTCTTGTTGGGATACTTCTGCGGGATTCGGACCGGATCCAGATTGAAGGTGTGCTTATCGGACTTCGTAAACCAGGAGATCGTCTCGTGCCGCCCCGAGAAGCGCTTGGAGCAGTGTAGGCCATGCTCAAAGTGCCAAACGATCCGATTCCGCATCTTGAGGCCTAAGTTCTTAAAGATCGAGTAGAGCGGAATGTCGAGGGGAACGATTTCGTCCTTGCCGACGTAATTTCCAACCTGCCAGCAGATACTCCCCGTATCCGCTAGGACGCGGACGCACTCGCGGATGACGACCTCTTGTTGGGCTAGATAACGCTCAAGGGGGGCGCGCTTCTCGTAGGACTTGCCGATGTTGTACGGCGGCGAGGTCACCACAAGCTGGACGGACTTGTCCGGGATCGAGGCCAGCAGATCAAGGCAGTTGCCCTGGAACAGGGCAACGTCGGCGCTCCGCGAAAAGGTCGAGGAGATCTCGAGCGACTTCGACTCCCGCACAACCGCATGGCCGTTCCGATAAGGTTTGCGATACTTAGCCATTGATCTTCTCCAAGAGTCGGCCGAGCGCCTTGCGATCATAGAGCCGGTAGCCATTGATGGGGTGGCGTCGGCTCTCAAGCCTTCCTGTATTGTCCCAGCGGCGAAGCGTGATGGGTGAGACCCCAAGGACCTCCGCAGCTTGCTTGACGGTCAGGTACTCTTGAAATGTCTTCATGTTAACCTTGTTCAAGGTTGCTCATTGTACCGCTTCGACATATATCCGTCAAATTCCACGACGAAGCCGTTGTTTTGGACTCTCGGCCACCGCCCCAAGGGACTTAGTGCCTCGGGAGGAGGAGAAGATTTCGCTTGACATATATTACAGCGATAGTGTATCTTTAACGGTTCATGGCCAAGGCCCCCTTGATCGATCACGAAGACCTGCCGGTCAGGTCGGCGAAGACCTTCTTCATCGACAGGACTTCCTCCGAGCGCAGAAGCCTCAGCGGTTACCGGGATCGGTTCGTGATGCAGACGGACGACTTCATCGAGTTCTTCAACAATTCCTATTCGCTCAAGGGCAAGGACCAACTGACTCGGCGCACGCTTCTATTCTACGGCTCGCCGCAGCTCCGGCTCTTGCCCCGGCCGGTCTATCGGAACCGCCACACCGGCTACTATATCTTTCCGGACCACTACCGCCGCTTGGCCATTATCTGGACCCTGCGGCAGAAGTTCTTTTTCCCCTTGGAGCTGATCAAGGTCCTGCTCCGGGGCATCCCGGAGGAGAGCTACGATCTGATCGAGGGCTGGTGGGGTTCGGGGGAAGATTTGCTGGACATGATCCCGCTCCTCAAGGCCGGCTTCACGGAGCAGGACGTCGACAATTACCGGGCCTGCAAGGGGCTGCTGCGGGCCGATGCGGCCCATCCGGAGCCGGAGCAATTGGCTCGCGAATCCAAGTTCAAGGCGCGGATCTTGGAGCAGCTCGCGGAGGATTATCAGGGGGTCAAAGACTGGATTTCGTCGGGTCGGGGCGTGAGATTTCTTCAGGCTTTGAGCAAAGCCAGAAAGGCGCATCCGCAACTTCAAGAGCGGCTGGCGAAGCTCAAGAAAGCCGGAGCGGGAGCGGGCGGCTAGGAGGACTTTTTTTGATCCGAGTATTACAGTGTAGATGTAGTATTAAACGTCAGACCCCACCAACACCCTGTCCAACGACCCTTCTAACGGGTCTGACAGGGTGCTGGACAGGGATGCGATTTGAGAAAGCGATTGATTTTGCTGCCCAAAGTCGCCCGCCTCGAATCGCGAGAGGCCGCGATTCGCTTCCCGACCCCACCCCCACTACGACGAGAGGCGTGGTGGTGGGGTCGGGAAGGCGGCGGGCTGGGGGCAGCAAAATCAGGGGAGGTGAATGGATATAAAGATGAGGTGGATCAGGAGGGGTTTGAGGTTGGAAGAACGGGACTATTCGGTGCTCTTTGCTCTGGAGAAGTGGGGCGTTTTGGGCCAGGGGCAACTGGATGGGCTGGCATTCCGCAGGGACATTTCCCAGGTGGAAAGGGTGCGGCTTTTCTTCAACGACACGAAGCGGAGCGACTATTGGCTGGGGGCTTACAAGCGGCTTTGGAAGCTGGAGAGGGCGGGATTTGTCCGGAGCGAAACCCGGCAGATCGGCCAACGCAAGCTCTATTTCTTGACCGGCAAAGGGCATCAGCGGCTCAGGTGGGAGGGCCGGGCGGCGATGCTTCGCTACCGCAAGGGACTGGCGTCAATCTGGCTTCGCCATGAGCTGGCGGTCAACGCGGTCGGGCTCATTGTGTCGGAACTGCTGGGCTTCGAGGTCACGACGGCTCGGGAACGGTACGCGAGGAACCGAATACCCTTCCGCAAGCTGGCGGAGTACCGGCTCACCATGGCCGACCTGTGGATCCCGGACGCGGCGCAGCCCAAGGTGATCGAGGTGGAACTGGGCCAGAAGTCGGAGAAACGCTACGAGGAGATATGGGCGGCGTACCGGCGCGGCCTGCCGAAGGGCAGCATCCTGCTATACCTGGTCGGCTGGCCTCGTGGCGTCGAGTGCCTGCTCAAGCATGCGCGCCGGTACGGGCACCCCTACATTCATGTGGCGCACCTGCGGGATTTCCGGCGCTATCTTGGGCGGTGCGCGTTCACCGGCTGGAGCCCGCAGGGCGGGTATAGCCAGTTCCTTCTCAAGAGATTGAATGACGCGCCGGCCGTCCCGGCCGAGATCGTAGAAGCATGGATTCGTGAGGATAGTAAGGAGTTTAGGATGGCCCCAGCCGTCGCAAGGGAGGTGAA
This genomic window contains:
- a CDS encoding DGQHR domain-containing protein, with translation MAADKGAALNRRVWQLFSKAGFTTQPNSSDPAEKIAEIKGKKRTVDLFATDEDLDISIVGWNKARKELKESFSTHVHDYDFIKKKLKADAVLFVSTEHEISAQDKKFARDNGDTAWGLDELEYYEAITDAIGKWARFEIIHSLGIRTREEKTILTVPAIRLAQPTSKSATELFSFSIPAEKLLKTCAIFRRAQGDAKAYQRMLGAKRLPGVAKFLSQSDSMLPTNVVLHLGPNVTVQNLRDVDTFRDEHNARVSFSRSDARLVALNIPLEYASMEIIDGQHRIFGFSHCQEKVHKNYNVLVTGLRELDDTRKRDAFIAINDNSRRMDANLVAYLKYTKDDVLCQADNELMAIRVVVELNKATPFKKTVRLLDIGDQRITLKGFAGYDLKGLLGPRGLLRKYYVANTADEYVTALRTYFSTIQSIFKTEWNDPDRYIIATNRGISAFLKLLKSMLRTHGGTLDHDTIKSYLQPLKTEWKTWESSKLRQNYTASQGWKTFHRDLVAAIRKKHPGFQE
- a CDS encoding restriction endonuclease is translated as MKVLGKYSHLNGEEYLLVHHKTLYKKVLDVIAAVDALQFRTKISKEKGRKEGKAMWNPKALNKEYARLFNADGWQESRRQFYVSADRKIAEILEPMDFKAQGKYLDSIGQEKLYSFNQTDFVKNKVAVEVQMGKYFSVTYDLFVKHLSFYSGGIIDVGVEIVPMKSMQKDMSSGPPWFEKEVHNVYRHGRGNPPVPLLILGVAP
- a CDS encoding site-specific DNA-methyltransferase: MAKYRKPYRNGHAVVRESKSLEISSTFSRSADVALFQGNCLDLLASIPDKSVQLVVTSPPYNIGKSYEKRAPLERYLAQQEVVIRECVRVLADTGSICWQVGNYVGKDEIVPLDIPLYSIFKNLGLKMRNRIVWHFEHGLHCSKRFSGRHETISWFTKSDKHTFNLDPVRIPQKYPNKKHFKGPKAGQLSCNPLGKNPGDVWVIPNVKHNHVEKTIHPCQFPVELVERLVLATTAPGHRVLDPFMGVGTTAVAAVLHRRKAVGAEIMPEYLKVAKQRVALAAAGQLRTRPMDRPVYDPKKVNGNGASKGTTYTNGNHDQLVLLDSRRGSRNGVGKELVHA
- a CDS encoding MerR family DNA-binding transcriptional regulator translates to MKTFQEYLTVKQAAEVLGVSPITLRRWDNTGRLESRRHPINGYRLYDRKALGRLLEKING
- a CDS encoding replication-relaxation family protein, with the protein product MRWIRRGLRLEERDYSVLFALEKWGVLGQGQLDGLAFRRDISQVERVRLFFNDTKRSDYWLGAYKRLWKLERAGFVRSETRQIGQRKLYFLTGKGHQRLRWEGRAAMLRYRKGLASIWLRHELAVNAVGLIVSELLGFEVTTARERYARNRIPFRKLAEYRLTMADLWIPDAAQPKVIEVELGQKSEKRYEEIWAAYRRGLPKGSILLYLVGWPRGVECLLKHARRYGHPYIHVAHLRDFRRYLGRCAFTGWSPQGGYSQFLLKRLNDAPAVPAEIVEAWIREDSKEFRMAPAVAREVNAGA